The region CATTTCTAAAAAGGCGGGGCAAAGGTATAAACCGACATGACAAAAATCATTTTTTCACAATGTCAATTTTGTGTCATTATGGATTTAAAACATCAACGCTCCGCCCGTCCAGGCCCCTTGAAAATTAAAACCTCCAGTAATGGCATCAATGTTTAGCACCTCGCCTGCCAGATATAAATTGGGGTATTTTTTAGAGCTAAAATTGGTAAAATCAATTTCGCTCAAATCAACTCCACCAGCCGTTACAAACTCATCCTTATTGGTGCTTTTGCCCACAATTTCCACTTTGGCAGAAAATATGAGTTCTGAAATTTTTGCCACCTGCTTTTTGCCAATCTCGGCATAGTTTCGAAATTCATTTATTTCGGCCAATTCACAAAGGCGTTGCCAAAATCGTTTGGGAATATTTAGAACCGGATTTTTTTGAACGAACTTTTTTGGATTCAACTGCTGTTCTTGTCGGATAGCAAGTGCAAAATCTTGCTCCGAAAAATCTGCCAACCAATTGATTTTTAATTGAAAATGGTATTGAGCCTCGGCCAACTCACGAGCTGCCCAAGCGGATAGTTTCAAGATGGCCGGCCCACTCAATCCTTCGTGTGTTATCAAAATGGCTCCCTGTTGTTTTATGCCTAATTTGGGCAAACTCACTTCCACACTTTCCAAACTTATTCCGGCCAAATCCCGTAAAATTTGGCTTGATGAATGAAAGGAAAACAAACTTGGAACAGGACGAACCATTTGCAATCCCAACTTTTCCAGCACATTCCACATCTGAAGATTGCTGCCCGTAGTAATGGCCAAACTGTGGGATTCAAAAGCATTTGTATTGGTGTGTACTACCCATTTATTCTTGTGCATTTTCACATCCACCACTCGCTGATTGATTAGCACTTTTACCCCCAACCTACGTGCTTCATTTACCAATATATCGGCAATGGTTTTAGAATCATTCGAAACGGGGAAAACCCGTCCATCGGGTTCAATTTTTAGTTTTGCACCACGCCGTTCGAACCACTCAACCGTATGTTTTGAGTTAAATCGCTGAAAAGGCTCAACCAATTCGATATGACCTCTTGGATAATTTTTGGCCAACTCGGCGGGTTGCCAAATTTGGTTGGTTACGTTGCACCTACCACCACCCGAAATTAGCACTTTTGAAAGCACTTTGTTGCTGCCTTCTATAATCCAAATTTCGGCTTTTGGAAATTTTTCGGCAGCATGAATGGCCGCAAAAAAACCCGCTGCCCCTCCTCCTATTATGATAATTTTTTTGATAATACAAAGTTAGAAATATCTATAGTATAAAGACCTGACAGGTTTTGAAAACCTGTCAGGTCTTGCAGTATGAGTTGCTTCAGGTTTTGAAATAAAAGGTGTTTTAAAAGTTGATTTGTGGCCTTGTTGATTAGAAAATTAGTAATTCTTCGGTCCTTTTACTCTGAGCCCAAAAGATATCGAGTGAGAGTTTGCACCTATTTTTTCCCTACAAATCCAATAACTTTGTCTTTACATTTGCGGCAAGTTGTGAAGAAGCAAAAAATCATAGGATGGTTGTTGTTTGGATGCTTGCTAATGCCCGTTGTTTCTGGCTTTTGTTGGCTTCAGTTTTACAAAATTTTGGTAAGAAAGGAGGTAAAACGTCAAATCATTTCCGGCATCGACAAAAAGGATTTGGTGCATTTTACCTTTACTAAATCGTTTGCAAAACAGCAACTCGATTGGAAACACAGACGAGAGTTTGTTTACAAAGGCCAAAAATATGACGTAGTGAGCCAAACCACCGGATTGGACAGCATAGAATACTGGTGTTGGCACGATACCAAAGAAACCGAAATTGACCATCAAATTCAATCCATGGCCCTATCAAACCTCAAATCTGACCCGAGAAAAGCCAAGAAATTCAATCAAATTCAGCACTTTTTTAATTCTCTTTTTCACCAATCGGTTGTGCAAACAAACTGTTTACTAAAGGGAGAATTGGTTCTATATCTAAACCTAAACCATTGTTTAACAAGTCAATACATTAAATTAGACAGCCCTCCTCCCGAATTTTTAAGTTAAAATTTTTGAACCGTTTTATTAAAAGCGGCCTGTCGCATGGTGCATCCTTGCGACAAATTGATGCTGCCTGCTTGGCATATTGCCAGCGTGCATGCAAGTTTTATTCAACTTAAAGATTTTAAAAAAATGAAGAAATATATTTTGCTCACAATGAGCATATTTACTGCGTTTTGTGCATTTTCTCAAAATGCAAAATTTACCGGAAAGGTAGTTGACCAAAACAACCAACCACTTGAAAAAGCCTATATAGAGGTGAGTGGAGGAAAAAACACGATAACCGACGCGAATGGCGAATTTTCGGTGGATTGTGCGGACTCGCTTTTATTAAAAATCACCTTTGTGGGTTTTGATGTTTTAACTAAAAAGACGGCATGTACCTCTAAAATGCAAACGTTTGTGCTTTCCACCAATCAAAACACCCTTGATTTGGTAGAAATCACCTTAACCTCCAACCCCAATAAATCGCAATTGGAGCAACCTCTTTCGATTGTAAAGATAAACGACAACGACATCAAAAGAGGCAATGGTTTGTTTATGGACGATGCCGTAAACACCAACATTCCGGGTGTTACTATGAATCGCCGAACGCAAAGTGCCGGCCAACAATTGAACATTCGCGGATACCGCAATGGATATGGCAACCGAGGTATTAGTAGCAACTTCGACATGCAGGGAGTAAAAGCATACCTCAACGGAATACCATTGACAGATGCCGAAGGAATCACCATAATGGATGACATTGATTTTAACTCGGTGCAAAACGTGGAAGTAGTAAAAGGCCCATCAGGAACCTTGTATGGATTGGCAATAGCCGGTGTGGTGAATTTGCAAACTCAAAAGGCCGAAAAAAACACCACCACAGTTGGGCAGGATGTTTTGATGGGCAGCTATGGGCTAATGCGAACCACCTCAAGAGTGGCCATTGGCGGAGAAAACTCTTCATTATTAATCAATTACGGACACCAGAATTTTGACGGATTTATGGTGCATACCCAGTCCACCAAAGATTTTATGAATGTGATGGGCGATTTCACACTAAACAAAAAGCAAAGTTTGACCACCTATTTGGGCTATAGCAACAGTTATGACCAACGAAATGGAGAACTTACCATCGAACAATACGATTCGAACGATTATTCTGGCAACCCAAAATACATTAAAAACGATGCACACTCGGCAGTAAGAACATTTAGAGCCGGAGTGGGACACACTTATAAATTCAATAAAACAGTGAGCAATAGCACCACCTTTTTTGGTAGCGGACAAAGCATCGATCAAAGTTCGGCTGGCGGTTGGACCGATAAATATCCGGTAAATTTTGGCGTTCGATCTACGTTAGAAGCCAAATTAAAACAGACAGAAAATCTAACATTGTCGGGCATAACGGGGTTAGAGCTTCAACAAATGTTTGCCCAAACCATTGGCTATAACATGGTTGCCGACAGCACCAATTTAAACGGATATAATGTAATTACCGGTTTAAAAAGCAATCAGGCCACCAACGCCAAAACTTCGTCTTATTTTACGCAATGGACAGCCCTGTTAAAAAAAGGAATAAGCATAAACGCCGGAGTTGGTTTGAGCAACATGAGCATAAAATTGGATGACCGACTTTGGGCTAATACCAACAACCATCCCAACGATGCCGATTCAAAAACCTACGAAACGTCATTTACCAATTTATTGGCTAAAAATATTGGCATCAATAAAAAATTTGGCAACACATCGGTTTATGCAAACTATTCAGACGGATACAAAACTCCGGTAGGTTCAAACATTTTGATTACCTATACGGGGCAGTTGAATAAAACCCTTAAACCGGAATACGGAAGCCAAATAGAAATAGGCACAAAATCGTCGTTGATGGACAACCGATTGTTTTATACCATTGCTGCATTTAATGTCAAATTTCAGGACAAGTTTACCGCCCAAACCGTGCAAGACCCACAAAAAACGGCAACACTTTATTCGTATTTGGTAAACGGTGGAGCATTGAACAACAAAGGTTTGGAGCTTTTGGTTAGATACGATGCACTAAAATCGAAAGACGGTATCCTCTCTGTTCTTCGACCATTCGCTAACCTGACTTTATCAAACTTTAAATACGAAAATTTTCAGTTTGAAACCATTACCAAAACTGCGGCAAAAACCGATAGCACGGTGGTTTACGACTATTCGGGCAAATCGGTGGCAGGAGTTGCCCCGCTGGTTTTTAACGTGGGTATTGACGTTGAAAGCAAAGCTGGATTTTTTGGAAACCTAACCTATAATCATCGCAGCATCATGCCTTTTACCTCTGATGGAGTGAACGAAGCGGCGGCATACAACTTGCTAAACGCAAAAATGGGTTACAAAAAACGCATCAAAAACTTGGAAGCACTTGCTTTTGCAGGGGCTACCAACATTACCGGAACAAAATACTACAACATGGTTTTTGTAAACCAATTGCCCGATGCTTACATACCAGCTCCAAACGAAATTAACTTCTTCGGAGGGCTAAACTTGAAATACTATTTTTAAAAAATGTTTGAGTTTTAAGATTTGGAACATCCTCAAAACCGATTGCTATTCGTAATCTATATTCTGAATTAGAAAGTCAACCTCATCCAAATTTGGATGAGGCTTTTTTTTACGTATGTTAAAAAACTTCGTAAACCTTTGAGTAACAATACAAAATAAGTCTTTCAAAATGATATATTTGTTTGAACTATGGGTTATCAACTTTATGCTTTTATTGGAAATGATGAATTTGAAACCGTAGGATTATCCAGATTTCGAAGAATGGAAGATTGGACGATTTAAACCGAAAATAAACACACAAAAGGTGGAGAATTTAAACTATGCCTAAACTTTACCCAAAGCGAACAAAAACCTCACCTTTTCGCTATTTCTTCCTCCAATTTGGCTTTCATCCCTTTTAAAATATTCAGCAAGCCTTTGTTAAAATGCAATCTATATTCTTCGGCGGTAATTCGGTGGTTTATTATATTTAAAATGGTTATATCCTGCACCATGCTGTCAAACACCAATGGGAATCGATTGAGGCTGTCTTTGTTTAGTTGCAGTGCTCGGCTTTGATTCTTCTCCACAGATTTGGCATAATCGAGTTTGGAAATTAATTGTGGTTTGAGCACATTGTTTTCATAGTCGATAATATTTTTATCGTGCAGTTTTATTTGACTTCGGATGTAATCTAAGAGTTGGAATTTTTCTTGCAAAACAGGTTCCGAAATGGTAGAGAGATACCCCAACGACAGAAATTCATCAATAATTGGAAAAAAATAGGATTGAGTTTGCGTGCTGAAAACGATTTTAAAATTTTCAAAAAACATCGAATCTTCATGTTTAAGATAAAACGCTTTTTGGCAAGCCAACAGGCCATTTAACATCGAATCAACAACCAAATTGTTGTGTTCGGCCACTTGCATAGAAAGATCTACTTCGTCTAAAATCCGATGGTAATAATCATTTATTTTGTCGGCTTTGTTTTGTCGTTCGCTCCAATTATTGGCCTTTACCCCCAAAACAATACCGAAACCAATTAACAAAACCTCACCTAAAGCATAGGTTAGATAATTGGTAAATTTATTTCGTGACAACAACTTTTGTTTGATTCGTTTAAACCAC is a window of Flavobacteriales bacterium DNA encoding:
- a CDS encoding TonB-dependent receptor plug domain-containing protein produces the protein MSIFTAFCAFSQNAKFTGKVVDQNNQPLEKAYIEVSGGKNTITDANGEFSVDCADSLLLKITFVGFDVLTKKTACTSKMQTFVLSTNQNTLDLVEITLTSNPNKSQLEQPLSIVKINDNDIKRGNGLFMDDAVNTNIPGVTMNRRTQSAGQQLNIRGYRNGYGNRGISSNFDMQGVKAYLNGIPLTDAEGITIMDDIDFNSVQNVEVVKGPSGTLYGLAIAGVVNLQTQKAEKNTTTVGQDVLMGSYGLMRTTSRVAIGGENSSLLINYGHQNFDGFMVHTQSTKDFMNVMGDFTLNKKQSLTTYLGYSNSYDQRNGELTIEQYDSNDYSGNPKYIKNDAHSAVRTFRAGVGHTYKFNKTVSNSTTFFGSGQSIDQSSAGGWTDKYPVNFGVRSTLEAKLKQTENLTLSGITGLELQQMFAQTIGYNMVADSTNLNGYNVITGLKSNQATNAKTSSYFTQWTALLKKGISINAGVGLSNMSIKLDDRLWANTNNHPNDADSKTYETSFTNLLAKNIGINKKFGNTSVYANYSDGYKTPVGSNILITYTGQLNKTLKPEYGSQIEIGTKSSLMDNRLFYTIAAFNVKFQDKFTAQTVQDPQKTATLYSYLVNGGALNNKGLELLVRYDALKSKDGILSVLRPFANLTLSNFKYENFQFETITKTAAKTDSTVVYDYSGKSVAGVAPLVFNVGIDVESKAGFFGNLTYNHRSIMPFTSDGVNEAAAYNLLNAKMGYKKRIKNLEALAFAGATNITGTKYYNMVFVNQLPDAYIPAPNEINFFGGLNLKYYF
- a CDS encoding aminoacetone oxidase family FAD-binding enzyme, translating into MKKIIIIGGGAAGFFAAIHAAEKFPKAEIWIIEGSNKVLSKVLISGGGRCNVTNQIWQPAELAKNYPRGHIELVEPFQRFNSKHTVEWFERRGAKLKIEPDGRVFPVSNDSKTIADILVNEARRLGVKVLINQRVVDVKMHKNKWVVHTNTNAFESHSLAITTGSNLQMWNVLEKLGLQMVRPVPSLFSFHSSSQILRDLAGISLESVEVSLPKLGIKQQGAILITHEGLSGPAILKLSAWAARELAEAQYHFQLKINWLADFSEQDFALAIRQEQQLNPKKFVQKNPVLNIPKRFWQRLCELAEINEFRNYAEIGKKQVAKISELIFSAKVEIVGKSTNKDEFVTAGGVDLSEIDFTNFSSKKYPNLYLAGEVLNIDAITGGFNFQGAWTGGALMF